One segment of Paenibacillus rhizovicinus DNA contains the following:
- the dgoD gene encoding galactonate dehydratase yields the protein MRISKIEVFHLRPRFSFLKMSTDEGIVGWGEAIVEGRSRTVEMAIKELEPHLIGQDPRRIEHLWQAMYRGTFYRGGPILTSAISGLEQAMWDILGKSLGVPVYTLLGGPVRDRIKMYRGIGGSTVEETVSNAKRLKEQGFKMMKTGIEAMAHVIETPAWVDKQVARVSAIREAIGTDCDFGIDFHGRISPALAVRLVKELEHCKLAFIEEPCLPENVDTMVTIARSTSTPIATGERLFTKWAFREVLEKQAAAIVQPDLAHCGGILEGKKIAAMAEVYYAGFAPHNPLGPINLAASIQLSATVPNFVSQEHAETGHGYLKNPFVIQNGYIELPTAPGLGIEVDEDAIKDKLYDGDWDTPRWFHEDDGSVADW from the coding sequence ATGCGTATCAGCAAAATCGAAGTGTTTCATTTACGGCCCCGGTTTTCGTTTCTGAAAATGTCGACCGACGAAGGAATCGTCGGATGGGGAGAGGCGATCGTCGAAGGACGGTCGCGTACGGTCGAGATGGCGATCAAGGAGCTTGAGCCGCATCTGATCGGCCAGGATCCGCGCCGCATCGAGCATTTGTGGCAAGCCATGTACCGGGGAACGTTCTATCGCGGCGGCCCGATTCTGACGAGCGCGATCAGCGGCCTGGAGCAGGCGATGTGGGATATTCTCGGCAAATCGCTCGGCGTGCCGGTGTATACGCTGCTTGGCGGCCCGGTTCGCGACCGGATCAAGATGTATCGCGGTATCGGCGGAAGCACGGTGGAAGAAACAGTCAGCAATGCGAAACGGTTGAAAGAGCAAGGCTTCAAAATGATGAAAACCGGCATCGAGGCGATGGCGCATGTCATCGAAACGCCTGCGTGGGTGGACAAGCAAGTGGCGCGCGTCTCGGCGATTCGCGAAGCGATCGGCACGGATTGCGACTTCGGCATCGATTTCCATGGCCGCATCAGCCCGGCGCTGGCGGTTCGCCTTGTCAAGGAGCTGGAACACTGCAAGCTGGCCTTCATCGAGGAGCCGTGCCTGCCGGAGAACGTGGATACGATGGTCACCATCGCCCGTTCGACGTCGACGCCGATCGCTACGGGCGAGCGTCTGTTCACGAAATGGGCGTTCCGCGAAGTGCTGGAGAAGCAAGCCGCGGCAATCGTCCAGCCGGATCTTGCGCATTGCGGCGGTATCCTGGAAGGCAAGAAGATTGCCGCGATGGCCGAGGTTTACTATGCCGGCTTCGCGCCGCATAACCCGCTGGGCCCGATTAATCTGGCCGCAAGCATTCAGTTGTCGGCGACTGTGCCGAACTTCGTCTCGCAGGAGCATGCCGAGACCGGCCACGGTTATTTGAAGAACCCATTCGTCATCCAGAATGGCTATATCGAACTGCCGACGGCTCCTGGACTTGGCATCGAGGTAGACGAAGACGCAATCAAGGACAAGCTGTACGACGGCGATTGGGATACGCCGCGCTGGTTCCATGAAGACGACGGCTCGGTGGCTGACTGGTAA
- a CDS encoding SDR family NAD(P)-dependent oxidoreductase, with the protein MQGRVAIVTGAASGIGRGIAEVLLREGCSVSVLDWNEEEGKRAVLEMTDDRDRIQFIQTDVSKESDIIRAVEQTAAKWGTVDILVNNVGTHFYRAVEQITADDWDRVMTTDLRGHFLTMQKVLPIMKKQGKGAIVNIASVHALQTVPHFAAYAAVKGGVVSMSRSIALEYASNGIRVNTVLPGMTRNSNIDKYLTSLDEKGREKAYRGMIRNIPVGRIAEPVEIGEAVAFLASDKAAFITGTTLAVDGGETSHLAWGQRE; encoded by the coding sequence ATGCAGGGTAGAGTGGCGATAGTGACCGGAGCGGCAAGCGGAATCGGCAGAGGCATCGCGGAAGTGCTGCTGAGAGAAGGCTGCAGCGTCTCGGTTCTGGACTGGAACGAAGAGGAAGGGAAACGGGCCGTTCTGGAAATGACGGACGATCGCGACCGTATTCAATTTATCCAGACGGACGTTTCCAAGGAGTCGGATATTATCCGCGCGGTCGAGCAAACGGCGGCGAAGTGGGGTACCGTCGATATATTAGTCAACAATGTAGGGACGCATTTCTATCGGGCGGTCGAGCAAATCACCGCGGACGACTGGGACCGGGTCATGACGACCGATCTTCGCGGCCATTTCCTGACGATGCAGAAAGTCCTTCCGATCATGAAGAAGCAGGGAAAGGGAGCGATCGTCAACATCGCTTCCGTCCATGCGCTGCAGACGGTGCCGCATTTCGCCGCATACGCGGCGGTCAAGGGAGGCGTCGTCTCCATGTCGCGAAGCATCGCGCTCGAGTACGCTTCCAATGGGATCCGGGTGAACACGGTGCTGCCGGGGATGACGCGCAACAGCAATATAGACAAGTACTTGACCTCCCTCGACGAGAAGGGACGGGAGAAGGCGTACCGCGGCATGATCCGGAATATTCCGGTCGGGCGCATCGCGGAGCCCGTGGAAATCGGGGAAGCCGTCGCATTCCTGGCCAGCGACAAGGCAGCGTTCATTACCGGCACCACGCTGGCGGTGGACGGCGGCGAGACGAGCCACTTGGCTTGGGGACAGAGGGAGTAA